The following are from one region of the Aspergillus chevalieri M1 DNA, chromosome 1, nearly complete sequence genome:
- a CDS encoding fungal specific transcription factor domain-containing protein (COG:S;~EggNog:ENOG410PRR3) → MHQHTCEFARALSLHNIDGGDYAGFRDEARSDEDRKGFWQLIQIDLSVRLVLNKPPLITADTWKVNLPWLNSSQPPADMYATAFIIHSRMTLIVMHFFAILDETGIGDRELQRCTEELCHEIKVMLLDWQAGDWLLAPSAHKSEVFTKTDVLITGYTFIIFMLRKVGIIGPHLTNSPTETPRLLSPLVLEASRRVIEMSIDLCHLFPYPEGLSMVLVYYRIDIATALLYSHVLHSTDENATVEDMQRLLDLSRCVFSIAHGCRELAPIGRAMEALNKMVTDHGVST, encoded by the exons ATGCACCAGCACACTTGTGAATTCGCGCGAGCCTTAAGTCTGCACAATATCGACGGAGGTGACTACGCCGGATTTCGCGACGAAGCACGGTCCGACGAAGACCGAAAAGGGTTCTGGCAATTAATTCAAATCGACCTTAGCGTTCGCCTTGTGCTGAACAAACCGCCTCTGATTACAGCAGATACATGGAAGGTTAACCTCCCTTGGCTCAATAGCTCACAACCACCGGCGGATATGTATGCGACTGCCTTCATCATTCACTCCCGGATGACATTGATCGTAATGCACTTCTTCGCGATACTAGACGAAACTGGCATAGGCGATAGAGAATTGCAGCGCTGCACTGAAGAATTATGCCATGAAATCAAGGTTATGTTACTTGACTGGCAGGCT GGAGACTGGCTTCTTGCACCTTCCGCTCATAAGAGTGAAGTTTTTACCAAAACAGACGTTTTGATCACCGGCTACACCTTTATTATCTTCATGCTGCGCAAAGTGGGCATTATCGGACCTCATTTGACCAACTCCCCAACAGAGACTCCGCGACTGCTATCTCCGCTCGTCCTGGAAGCATCGCGTCGCGTCATTGAAATGTCTATCGATCTATGCCATTTGTTCCCTTATCCGGAGGGCTTATCGATGGTACTGGTATACTATCGCATTGATATTGCTACTGCGCTGCTTTATTCTCACGTTTTACATTCCACTGATGAAAATGCCACCGTGGAAGATATGCAGCGCCTTCTAGACTTATCAAGATGTGTCTTTTCTATTGCCCATGGCTGCCGCGAGCTCGCACCCATTGGCAGGGCTATGGAGGCTCTCAACAAGATGGTGACAGATCATGGTGTCTCTACTTAA
- a CDS encoding uncharacterized protein (COG:S;~EggNog:ENOG410PY0R;~SECRETED:SignalP(1-22);~TransMembrane:1 (n5-16c22/23o174-197i)), with protein sequence MKKSLVFQPLLLIILVTSTVSAQTCYFVNGNVAKDDVPCNTTAPISTCCSKNDICLSNGLCYLQGSDGPSFSRGSCTNKNWSGVCASAKPCENHTPGTGHRVVNALENQYCCGSVTSIDSSNINCAQDRAFYVSPGTVIPGVAALNASDTGNGVDNSTDGDNGGSSSDDKSTRLAIGLGLGIPLGIIAGSAIIWGAWERKQRAVSAKELRDLKAGAAAAAAGGAGMAMGGVAPNQYGYGYGVAPAQVPQAQFMQPVELEHTSSFPTELDSRTAARDHKHT encoded by the exons ATGAAGAAATCGCTGGTTTTCCAAcctctccttctcatcatcctcgtgACATCAACAGTTTCCGCCCAAACCTGCTACTTCGTCAATGGAAACGTCGCGAAAGACGACGTCCCCTGCAACACCACCGCGCCCATCTCAACCTGCTGCAGCAAAAACGACATCTGTCTGTCCAACGGTCTCTGCTATCTGCAGGGTAGTGACGGCCCTTCATTCTCAAGAGGGAGTTGTACGAATAAAAACTGGTCGGGAGTTTGTGCTAGTGCGAAGCCGTGTG aaaaccatACCCCTGGAACCGGGCATAGGGTGGTAAATGCGCTCGAAAACCAGTACTGCTGCGGGAGTGTCACCAGCATCGATAGCAGCAATATCAACTGCGCTCAGGATCGGGCGTTTTACGTCTCTCCTGGAACTGTGATCCCCGGTGTTGCAGCGTTGAACGCATCGGATACCGGTAATGGCGTCGACAATAGCACCGACGGTGATAACGGCGGATCCTCGTCGGACGATAAATCAACCCGCCTCGCAATCGGTCTCGGTCTCGGTATCCCGCTTGGTATTATTGCCGGTTCCGCGATAATCTGGGGCGCTTGGGAGAGGAAACAACGCGCTGTTTCGGCGAAGGAGCTGCGGGACTTGAAAGCGGGCGCTGCTGCCGCCGCTGCTGGCGGGGCGGGGATGGCTATGGGCGGAGTGGCTCCGAATCaatatggatatggatatggtGTTGCGCCGGCACAGGTGCCGCAAGCACAGTTTATGCAGCCGGTGGAGTTGGAGCATACTAGTTCTTTTCCGACGGAGTTGGATTCGAGGACCGCGGCGAGGGATCATAAGCATACTTGA
- a CDS encoding uncharacterized protein (COG:S;~EggNog:ENOG410Q23Z;~SECRETED:SignalP(1-17)) codes for MKTIAILLSFLPMLATANIGFGWSIANVSTSGLKDITFPMTMPRAKHENGLYFAQQFGFVGCDDVGYTGLQPRSDTENGTSIVHAVFSSFVAGTTTTDSEHCDDGADGGPGVSCAVDVPAPYSRPYNLVIKNVHDTTWTGTLVDAIAGNATHIGIYTLPAGTGGIQESQLGFVEYFLFNSETGGGCGKMPKADATFWAPRTNTSGLGVGKLEKPYPYGDCAEEGDFQTTRVGGGGYRVTIGFV; via the coding sequence ATGAAAACCATTGcaatcctcctctccttcctccccatGCTGGCAACCGCCAACATCGGCTTTGGCTGGTCCATCGCCAACGTCTCAACCTCAGGCCTAAAGGACATAACCTTTCCAATGACCATGCCTCGTGCAAAACACGAAAACGGGCTGTACTTCGCGCAGCAGTTCGGCTTCGTCGGCTGCGATGACGTCGGCTACACGGGTCTGCAACCGAGATCCGACACCGAAAACGGGACTAGCATCGTGCACGCTGTGTTCTCGAGCTTTGTTGCTGGAACGACGACAACAGATTCCGAGCACTGCGATGATGGTGCGGATGGTGGTCCGGGTGTCAGTTGTGCTGTTGATGTCCCCGCGCCGTATTCACGGCCGTATAATCTTGTTATCAAGAATGTACATGATACTACCTGGACCGGCACTCTTGTTGATGCGATCGCGGGCAACGCAACGCATATCGGGATTTATACGCTTCCCGCGGGCACTGGTGGGATTCAGGAATCTCAACTGGGCTTTGTGGAGTATTTCCTGTTTAACTCAGAGACGGGAGGTGGATGCGGCAAGATGCCAAAGGCAGATGCGACGTTCTGGGCGCCGCGGACGAATACTTCGGGTTTGGGCGTTGGAAAGCTGGAAAAGCCCTATCCTTATGGTGATTGTGCGGAGGAGGGGGACTTTCAGACAACCCGCGTTGGAGGGGGAGGGTATAGGGTTACTATCGGATTTGTCTAA
- a CDS encoding Zn(II)2Cys6 transcription factor (COG:S;~EggNog:ENOG410PX46;~InterPro:IPR036864,IPR021858,IPR001138;~PFAM:PF00172;~TransMembrane:3 (i336-352o364-380i392-409o);~go_function: GO:0000981 - DNA-binding transcription factor activity, RNA polymerase II-specific [Evidence IEA];~go_function: GO:0008270 - zinc ion binding [Evidence IEA];~go_process: GO:0006355 - regulation of transcription, DNA-templated [Evidence IEA]), with amino-acid sequence MTRLVKSRRTHQKSRLGCSNCKRRRIKCDEKKPICTNCANHEIECTFSARGSSEVSSAASGSISTSERHPREKKYRFRTSQYTTEVSKRTTQSPTLKSTETQHKDVFTEASTDFISIPDLQLFHHFLVSTIPTTVDDEDGRVVWQNHVAQWALEFPSILHLILALSALHMGHEKPALRDQYLQQADDHFTFGIQSVTAVLSELNADTCQKVYISAVMICFAYFGRGPRPGEYLVFSDNGPAEWLVLMHGVKLILESHRNKVFSGILEPKPNSDVPNISPSLQNELQNHIAQVQGLQRLVDLQHLWDAGDRVMYVSAIDNLTSTVEEIYQKRSLRKSAVGLMHILMGWLYRLPRDFVAQLERKDPSALVILAHWAGLLKYMESVWFMKGWADHVLNGVCAFLPADLWVWIEWPMERVQEE; translated from the exons ATGACGAGGCTTGTGAAATCACGGCGCACACATCAGAAATCGCGCTTGGGGTGCAGTAATTGTAAGCGAAGGCGTATTAAG TGCGACGAGAAAAAGCCCATCTGCACCAACTGCGCCAACCATGAAATCGAATGTACTTTCTCCGCGCGAGGGAGCTCCGAAGTATCGTCCGCTGCTTCCGGCTCCATATCGACTAGCGAGCGACACCCTCGAGAAAAGAAATACCGCTTCCGGACCTCTCAATACACAACCGAGGTCTCGAAACGAACGACCCAATCACCAACCTTGAAATCGACAGAAACGCAGCATAAGGACGTCTTTACAGAAGCGAGCACAGACTTTATCTCAATTCCTGACCTTCAACTCTTTCATCACTTCCTCGTCTCCACCATACCCACCACAgtcgacgacgaggatggaCGTGTAGTCTGGCAAAATCACGTCGCGCAATGGGCTCTTGAATTTCCATCAATTCTACACCTGATCTTGGCTCTCTCTGCGCTACACATGGGGCACGAGAAACCGGCCTTGCGGGACCAATATCTCCAACAAGCCGATGACCATTTCACATTCGGAATCCAATCCGTCACTGCCGTCCTTTCCGAACTCAACGCAGACACATGCCAAAAAGTCTACATCTCAGCCGTGATGATCTGCTTCGCTTATTTTGGACGAGGACCCCGACCAGGGGAGTATCTCGTCTTCAGCGACAACGGTCCGGCGGAATGGCTGGTGCTCATGCACGGCGTAAAGTTGATTCTGGAGTCGCACCGTAACAAGGTGTTTAGCGGGATCCTGGAGCCAAAACCAAACTCGGATGTTCCGAACATAAGCCCGTCACTACAAAACGAACTGCAAAACCACATCGCGCAAGTCCAAGGACTGCAGCGCCTCGTCGATTTACAGCATCTATGGGACGCGGGAGATCGCGTGATGTACGTGTCTGCTATCGACAATTTAACATCCACGGTGGAAGAAATATACCAAAAGCGCTCCCTCCGAAAATCAGCAGTGGGCTTAATGCACATCCTAATGGGATGGCTTTATCGACTACCCCGGGACTTTGTGGCGCAGTTGGAGCGGAAGGATCCATCGGCGCTGGTGATTCTGGCTCATTGGGCTGGTCTCTTGAAGTATATGGAGTCTGTTTGGTTTATGAAGGGATGGGCGGATCATGTTCTGAATGGTGTTTGTGCATTTTTGCCTGCTGATCTGTGGGTGTGGATTGAGTGGCCAATGGAGCGTGTGCAGGAGGAATAA